In Hyphomicrobiales bacterium, a single genomic region encodes these proteins:
- a CDS encoding bifunctional diguanylate cyclase/phosphodiesterase — MAEGNSARQKVGIDTDYKKSVSLHVLAPVAALFIAIIVLTGLIAGYLALNSDKSLTMVDRSEIQVAFDELGQRIAREHQQAVNEAQGTEHFQEKPERRELFELIAQHLMSAQHHLVPIILPDGDSEPLVFGVEQLGMRVEPEAILSDIVPLFTSEAWRGDVPRRMAAGSWASQTRTGFLTVAGKPALVVINWVPGGQHIEAGSDDGLGSFRLASVVFIDNAVLSSLNKSAGLAGLHLDHPDHEHPHHSKTVLADPAGNAIATLLWDRDLPGQDWIRDTAPYALVGVTLILGLIILILRAIGDAATQLKASQNRALTEALTDPLTKAPNRHSFVTHLETALAEAKNGGRCPSVIYVDIDQFKQFNDTLGHDTGDAIIRAALQHLRSHCHDGDLIARIGSDEFAILSTENADREAMERAASRITAAFNQPLEFGEHTFPISLAIGSTRAPEDGDTAEELMRRADIALHHAKRDKSRVWVHFQPSMEKDVRLRHEIVSDLRNAIANDELSLNYQPLMTSDGKTAVGVEALLRWTHPERGPVSPAVFIPIAEEHRLIGEIGRWVLKTACRDAAAWPHLSLAVNISPLQIRQTGFVEDLMSILEEADFDPTRLEIEVTENVVLDHADTASTIFDAIHQHGIRIALDDFGTGYSSLSYLERFRFDKLKIDRSFLRNIETSRPAAAIVHTVIALGDALDVTITAEGVETPGQHRFLQAAGCHQLQGFLFSKPVTADVISERFATEQVDETQNAIARSA; from the coding sequence TTGGCCGAGGGAAATTCCGCGCGCCAGAAAGTGGGCATCGACACCGATTACAAGAAATCGGTCAGTCTTCATGTTCTCGCCCCGGTCGCAGCACTGTTCATCGCCATCATCGTCCTGACCGGTCTGATCGCCGGCTACCTTGCGCTGAACAGCGACAAGTCGCTGACGATGGTCGACCGCAGCGAAATCCAGGTCGCCTTCGACGAACTCGGCCAGCGCATTGCCCGCGAACATCAGCAGGCGGTCAACGAGGCACAAGGCACAGAACACTTCCAGGAGAAGCCCGAACGCCGGGAGCTGTTCGAACTGATTGCGCAGCACCTGATGTCGGCGCAGCATCATCTGGTACCGATCATTCTGCCCGACGGCGACAGCGAACCGCTGGTATTCGGTGTCGAACAGCTCGGCATGCGCGTCGAGCCCGAAGCGATCCTGTCCGATATCGTGCCGCTGTTCACCAGCGAAGCGTGGCGGGGTGACGTACCCCGGCGCATGGCCGCAGGAAGCTGGGCGAGCCAAACCCGCACGGGCTTCCTGACCGTTGCCGGCAAGCCGGCTCTGGTGGTGATCAACTGGGTTCCCGGCGGACAACACATCGAAGCCGGCAGCGATGACGGCCTCGGAAGCTTCCGCCTTGCCAGCGTTGTGTTTATCGACAACGCCGTGCTCTCCAGCCTCAACAAAAGCGCTGGACTGGCGGGCCTTCATCTCGATCACCCCGACCATGAACATCCGCACCATTCCAAGACGGTACTCGCCGACCCGGCCGGCAACGCCATCGCGACCCTGCTCTGGGACCGAGATCTTCCCGGCCAGGACTGGATCCGCGACACCGCGCCCTACGCGCTGGTCGGCGTTACCCTGATCCTCGGCCTGATCATTCTCATCCTGCGCGCCATCGGCGATGCGGCAACCCAGCTCAAGGCAAGCCAGAACCGCGCGCTGACGGAAGCCCTCACAGATCCGCTGACCAAGGCGCCGAACCGGCACAGCTTCGTCACGCATCTGGAAACGGCCCTCGCCGAAGCAAAGAACGGCGGACGCTGCCCGTCGGTGATCTATGTCGACATCGACCAGTTCAAGCAATTCAACGACACGCTTGGCCACGATACCGGTGATGCGATCATCCGCGCGGCTCTGCAGCACCTGCGCAGCCATTGCCACGACGGCGACCTTATCGCCCGTATCGGTAGTGACGAGTTCGCCATCCTCAGCACGGAAAATGCCGATCGCGAGGCGATGGAACGTGCCGCCTCGCGGATAACCGCCGCGTTCAACCAGCCGCTCGAATTCGGCGAACACACCTTCCCGATCTCGCTGGCGATCGGATCCACGCGGGCGCCGGAGGACGGCGACACGGCCGAAGAATTGATGCGCCGTGCCGACATCGCGCTGCATCACGCCAAACGCGACAAGAGCCGCGTCTGGGTGCACTTCCAGCCGTCGATGGAAAAGGACGTCCGCCTGCGCCACGAAATCGTCAGCGATCTGCGCAACGCCATCGCCAATGACGAGCTGTCGCTCAATTATCAGCCGCTGATGACCTCGGACGGCAAGACCGCCGTCGGCGTCGAGGCACTGCTGCGCTGGACCCATCCCGAGCGCGGCCCGGTCTCGCCGGCTGTGTTCATTCCGATTGCCGAGGAGCACCGGCTGATCGGCGAAATCGGACGCTGGGTGCTCAAGACCGCCTGCCGCGATGCCGCCGCCTGGCCCCACCTGTCGCTCGCCGTCAACATCTCGCCGCTGCAGATCCGCCAGACCGGCTTCGTCGAAGACCTCATGTCCATCCTCGAGGAGGCGGACTTCGATCCGACCCGGCTCGAGATTGAGGTCACCGAGAACGTCGTGCTCGACCACGCCGACACCGCCTCGACGATCTTCGACGCCATTCATCAGCACGGCATCCGTATCGCGCTCGATGATTTCGGCACCGGCTATTCGAGCTTGAGCTATCTGGAGCGCTTCCGCTTCGACAAGCTGAAGATCGACCGCTCGTTCCTGCGCAACATCGAAACCTCGCGCCCGGCCGCCGCGATCGTTCACACGGTGATCGCCCTTGGCGACGCGCTCGATGTCACGATCACCGCCGAAGGCGTCGAAACCCCCGGCCAGCATCGCTTCCTGCAGGCCGCCGGATGCCACCAGCTTCAGGGTTTCCTGTTCTCGAAACCGGTGACGGCTGATGTGATTTCAGAGCGCTTCGCAACCGAACAGGTCGACGAGACGCAGAACGCCATCGCTCGCAGCGCCTGA
- a CDS encoding cytochrome C gives MTERNGSSKGTLVALAAAVVVAGGAIAWQRLASDANALDHVVEISMPPLSGAAATGQALFSENCSSCHGENAVGGAGGPPLVHNIYEPNHHGDVAFHRAVQIGVMPHHWKFGAMPPVPHVRPDEVESIIAFVRTLQRANGIY, from the coding sequence ATGACTGAGCGCAACGGGTCTTCGAAAGGGACCCTGGTCGCTCTCGCCGCCGCCGTGGTCGTCGCGGGCGGTGCAATCGCCTGGCAGCGGCTCGCTTCTGATGCAAACGCGCTCGACCATGTGGTCGAAATCTCGATGCCGCCGCTTTCGGGCGCGGCGGCGACGGGGCAGGCGCTGTTCAGCGAGAACTGCTCGTCCTGTCACGGTGAAAACGCTGTCGGAGGCGCGGGCGGGCCGCCGCTCGTTCACAACATCTATGAACCCAACCACCATGGCGACGTCGCGTTTCACCGGGCCGTGCAGATCGGTGTGATGCCGCATCACTGGAAGTTCGGGGCGATGCCGCCGGTGCCCCATGTGCGGCCCGATGAGGTCGAAAGCATCATCGCCTTCGTGCGTACGCTGCAGCGGGCAAACGGTATTTATTGA
- the cueR gene encoding Cu(I)-responsive transcriptional regulator produces the protein MNIGDAAQACGLPAKTIRYYEEIKLVSPARRNNGYRDYSDADIHRLRFLQRARGLGFSIDDCRQLLSLYDDKNRASADVKALARTRIAEIDAKVAELQSLRATLNELAEACHGDDRPDCPILEGLAGSEKGCCDD, from the coding sequence ATGAACATTGGCGATGCCGCGCAGGCCTGTGGACTGCCGGCCAAAACCATTCGTTATTACGAGGAGATCAAGCTGGTCTCGCCGGCGCGGCGCAACAACGGATATCGCGATTACAGCGATGCCGACATTCACAGGCTGCGTTTTTTGCAGCGTGCCCGCGGGCTCGGATTTTCCATCGATGATTGCCGCCAGCTGCTTTCGCTTTACGACGACAAGAACCGGGCGAGTGCCGACGTCAAGGCTTTGGCGCGCACCCGGATTGCCGAGATCGATGCCAAGGTGGCCGAACTGCAGTCGCTGCGCGCGACGCTGAACGAATTGGCCGAAGCCTGCCACGGGGACGATCGGCCGGACTGCCCGATTCTCGAAGGGCTCGCGGGGAGTGAGAAGGGGTGTTGCGATGACTGA
- a CDS encoding cytochrome C, with translation MRRTPNIVFAALFFANTTSAFAEADDSALLERGRELATSLCGSCHAVGTDDASSVEGAPAFRDLGQSYPVDDLSEALAEGIVTGHEDMPEVALEPADIDALLGYIEHIQK, from the coding sequence ATGCGCCGCACGCCGAATATCGTCTTCGCCGCACTCTTTTTCGCAAATACGACTTCGGCTTTTGCCGAGGCGGACGATTCCGCATTGCTTGAACGGGGAAGGGAACTGGCGACGAGCCTGTGCGGGTCGTGCCATGCGGTTGGTACCGATGATGCCAGCTCGGTCGAGGGGGCTCCGGCCTTTCGCGATCTCGGCCAATCCTATCCGGTCGATGATCTCAGCGAGGCGCTTGCCGAGGGCATTGTCACCGGTCATGAGGACATGCCGGAGGTGGCGCTGGAGCCGGCCGATATCGATGCTCTGCTCGGCTACATTGAACATATTCAGAAGTAA
- the pcaD gene encoding 3-oxoadipate enol-lactonase translates to MMITTDDGTELYAELSGADDLPVVMFSNSLGTSLELWDDQMAAFSGRFRILRYDDRGHGRSSAPAGPYTLDRLGRDVIAVLDGLGIDKVDWVGLSKGGMLGMWLATNAPERVGKLVLADTSAHMPTPEMWAERAETAREKGLAAMAPATLERWFTEPFRAANPDVIERIRAIILATSVEGYAGSCEAIGGMDQRETIRAITAPTLVVVGEQDPGTPVSHAEAIVAAIPGARLAVLADAAHLSNVEQAAAFNETVLSFLTA, encoded by the coding sequence ATGATGATCACCACCGATGACGGCACCGAGCTCTACGCGGAACTCTCCGGCGCGGACGACCTGCCGGTGGTGATGTTCTCCAATTCGCTCGGCACGTCGCTGGAGCTCTGGGACGATCAGATGGCGGCCTTTTCCGGCCGGTTCCGCATTCTTCGCTACGACGATCGCGGTCATGGAAGATCCTCGGCGCCGGCCGGCCCGTACACGCTCGACCGGCTGGGCCGCGATGTGATCGCCGTTCTCGACGGGCTCGGCATCGACAAGGTCGACTGGGTCGGGCTGTCGAAGGGCGGCATGCTCGGCATGTGGCTGGCCACCAACGCGCCGGAGCGGGTCGGCAAGCTGGTTCTGGCCGACACATCGGCACATATGCCGACGCCGGAGATGTGGGCCGAGCGGGCCGAGACGGCGCGCGAGAAGGGGCTCGCGGCGATGGCGCCGGCAACACTGGAGCGCTGGTTCACCGAGCCGTTTCGTGCGGCCAACCCCGACGTTATCGAACGGATACGGGCGATAATCCTCGCGACCTCGGTGGAAGGCTATGCGGGCTCGTGCGAAGCGATCGGCGGCATGGACCAGCGCGAGACGATCAGGGCGATCACCGCGCCGACGCTGGTCGTCGTCGGCGAGCAGGATCCGGGAACGCCGGTCTCGCATGCCGAGGCAATCGTTGCCGCGATCCCGGGTGCACGGCTGGCCGTGCTGGCGGATGCCGCCCATCTCAGCAATGTCGAGCAGGCGGCGGCCTTCAACGAGACGGTGCTTTCGTTCCTGACGGCATGA
- a CDS encoding ATPase, with product MTTEETALPGSIEDTLAMLRAAGYVADRSLATVLFLSLSMRRPLFLEGEAGVGKTEIAKVLSSSLNRPLIRLQCYEGLDVSSAVYEWNYAAQMVEIRLAEAAGETDRDLLGKDIFSERFLIKRPVLQALEPTMTGAPVFLIDELDRADEAFEAFLLEVLADNQVTIPEIGTVRASEPPIVLITTNRTREIHDALKRRCLYHWVDYPNAERELEIVHLKVPGAGERLSKEVVAFVQKLRADEELFKQPGVAETLDWATALTELDQLALDPAIVSDTLGVLLKYQDDIERIHGSKAHQMVEEIRRELTVPA from the coding sequence ATGACCACCGAGGAGACCGCGCTTCCAGGCTCTATCGAAGACACGCTGGCCATGCTTCGCGCGGCCGGCTACGTCGCCGACCGGTCTCTCGCGACCGTGCTGTTCCTGTCGCTGTCGATGCGCCGCCCGCTGTTTCTCGAGGGCGAGGCCGGCGTTGGCAAGACGGAGATCGCCAAGGTCCTGTCCTCCTCGCTCAACCGGCCGCTGATCCGCCTGCAATGCTATGAGGGTCTCGACGTCTCGAGCGCCGTCTACGAGTGGAACTATGCCGCGCAGATGGTCGAGATCCGGCTCGCCGAGGCCGCCGGCGAGACCGACCGCGACCTGCTCGGCAAGGACATCTTCTCCGAGCGCTTCCTGATCAAGCGCCCGGTGCTGCAGGCGCTCGAACCGACCATGACCGGCGCGCCGGTGTTCCTCATCGACGAACTCGACCGCGCCGACGAGGCCTTCGAAGCCTTCCTGCTCGAAGTGCTCGCCGACAATCAGGTCACCATCCCCGAAATCGGCACCGTACGCGCCAGCGAGCCGCCGATCGTGCTGATCACCACCAACCGCACCCGCGAGATCCACGACGCGCTGAAGCGCCGCTGCCTCTATCACTGGGTCGACTATCCGAACGCCGAACGCGAACTGGAGATCGTCCACCTCAAGGTGCCCGGCGCCGGTGAACGGCTGTCGAAGGAAGTCGTTGCCTTCGTCCAGAAGCTGCGCGCCGACGAGGAACTGTTCAAGCAGCCGGGCGTTGCCGAGACGCTCGACTGGGCGACGGCATTGACCGAACTCGACCAGCTCGCGCTCGATCCCGCGATTGTCTCCGACACCCTCGGCGTGCTGCTGAAATACCAGGACGACATCGAACGCATTCACGGCTCCAAGGCGCATCAGATGGTCGAGGAGATCCGTCGCGAGCTGACGGTGCCGGCATGA
- a CDS encoding VWA domain-containing protein, with protein MIDDGAGGAAQTPFEPPATGGKLADNIVFFGRTLRDAGLPVGPGKVIDAIRAVETAGIANREDLYWTLHAVFVSKREHRAVFDEAFRIYWRSRGLVSKLIALMSPVAPPRANTEKPKAGAARVAKALSQGREQPTNVDKPQIEIDAKLTVSGREVLQKKDFAQMDADEIALAKKALQALIMPIDAVPTRRLVPAPYGRRIDPRRSMRASLRAGGDIIAIRQRKPDVVRPPIVALCDISGSMSQYSRVFLHFLHALTEHRRRVHTFLFGTRLTNVTRQLRMKDPDEALAACSDQVADWSGGTRIAAAIHDFNRHWSRRVLSGGPIVLLITDGLERDSDEDLAHEMDRLHRSCRRLVWLNPLLRFDGFEARARGVRAMLPHVDEFRAIHSLDAIAGLCEALSGARDRTGETDPRRWLKSA; from the coding sequence ATGATCGACGACGGTGCCGGCGGGGCAGCTCAGACACCCTTCGAGCCGCCGGCAACCGGCGGCAAGCTTGCCGACAACATCGTCTTTTTCGGCCGCACCCTGCGCGATGCCGGGTTGCCGGTCGGGCCGGGCAAGGTCATCGACGCGATCCGCGCGGTCGAAACCGCCGGAATCGCCAACCGCGAAGACCTTTACTGGACGCTGCACGCGGTCTTCGTGTCGAAGCGCGAACACCGCGCCGTCTTCGACGAAGCCTTCCGCATCTACTGGCGCTCGCGCGGCCTGGTGAGCAAGCTGATCGCGCTGATGTCGCCGGTCGCCCCGCCGCGCGCCAACACCGAAAAGCCGAAGGCGGGTGCGGCCCGCGTCGCCAAGGCCCTGTCGCAGGGGCGCGAACAGCCGACCAACGTCGACAAGCCGCAGATCGAGATCGACGCCAAGCTGACCGTATCGGGCCGCGAAGTCCTGCAGAAGAAGGATTTCGCGCAGATGGATGCCGACGAGATCGCGCTCGCCAAAAAGGCGCTGCAGGCGCTGATCATGCCGATCGACGCGGTGCCCACCCGACGGCTCGTACCGGCTCCTTACGGGCGCCGCATAGATCCGCGCCGGTCGATGCGTGCGAGCCTGCGCGCCGGCGGCGATATCATCGCCATCCGCCAGCGCAAGCCCGATGTCGTGCGCCCGCCGATCGTCGCGCTGTGCGACATTTCCGGCTCCATGAGCCAGTACAGCCGCGTCTTCCTGCATTTCCTGCACGCGCTGACCGAACATCGCCGCCGCGTCCACACCTTCCTGTTCGGCACCCGGCTGACCAATGTCACCCGGCAATTGCGCATGAAGGATCCCGACGAGGCGCTCGCCGCCTGCTCCGATCAGGTCGCCGACTGGTCCGGCGGCACGCGCATCGCCGCCGCCATCCACGACTTCAACCGCCACTGGTCGCGCCGCGTGCTGAGCGGCGGGCCGATCGTGCTGTTGATCACCGACGGGCTGGAACGGGATTCGGATGAAGACCTCGCCCACGAGATGGACCGGCTGCATCGCTCTTGCCGGCGGCTGGTCTGGCTCAATCCGCTGCTGCGCTTCGACGGCTTCGAGGCACGCGCCCGTGGCGTGCGCGCCATGCTGCCCCATGTCGACGAGTTCCGCGCCATCCATTCGCTCGACGCGATCGCCGGCCTGTGCGAAGCGCTGTCGGGCGCCCGTGACCGAACCGGCGAAACGGATCCCCGCCGCTGGCTTAAATCGGCCTGA
- a CDS encoding 4-hydroxyphenylacetate 3-monooxygenase, translating into MRQVERTEAAVDRQTFRDAMSRYGGSVHVVTTDGPAGRAGITVTAACSVSDAPPTVLVCVNHGSPANATIKANGCFCINTLAAGAEPIADAFAGRGGLSVDARFGLGVWDVLETGAPVLSAARVAVDVRVDQVVEADTHSIIIGRVVDATLGDEGGALLHIDREYRTL; encoded by the coding sequence ATGAGGCAGGTGGAACGGACGGAGGCGGCAGTCGACCGGCAGACCTTCCGTGACGCGATGAGCCGATATGGCGGCTCCGTTCACGTCGTGACGACCGACGGGCCCGCGGGGCGCGCCGGGATCACGGTGACGGCAGCGTGCTCGGTCAGCGACGCGCCGCCGACGGTGCTTGTCTGTGTCAACCACGGCAGCCCGGCCAATGCCACGATCAAGGCGAATGGCTGCTTTTGCATCAACACGCTTGCCGCCGGGGCCGAGCCGATTGCCGATGCCTTTGCCGGGCGCGGCGGGCTTTCGGTCGACGCCCGTTTCGGGCTCGGTGTGTGGGATGTTCTCGAGACCGGTGCGCCGGTGCTTTCGGCTGCTCGTGTTGCCGTCGACGTGCGGGTCGACCAGGTCGTCGAGGCCGACACCCATTCGATCATCATCGGCCGGGTCGTCGATGCGACGCTCGGCGATGAGGGCGGCGCGCTGCTCCATATCGACCGCGAATACCGCACGCTTTAA
- a CDS encoding branched-chain amino acid ABC transporter permease LivH (LivHMGF is the membrane component of the LIV-I/LS branched-chain amino acid transporter) yields the protein MEYFLQQLINGVALGSIYGLIAIGYTMVYGIIGMINFAHGDIFMIGAFIALIAIVGLGLTASTGIGVLFIALVLVLIVAMLLAAVYGWTVERIAYRPLRGSFRLAPLITAIGMSITLQNYVQITQDARVKPLQPLISGGITLMETETENGLFAVQLSNIQILIIVTTVVLMTGFSLLIARTSLGRAQRACEQDRKMAALLGINVDRTISLTFVLGAALAAVAGLMFLLYYGVIDFFIGFLAGVKAFTAAVLGGIGSLPGAMLGGLLIGLIETFWSGYFSVEYKDVAAFSILAIVLIFLPSGLLGRPEVEKV from the coding sequence ATGGAGTATTTCCTGCAGCAGCTGATCAATGGGGTTGCGCTCGGGTCCATCTATGGACTGATCGCGATCGGGTACACGATGGTGTACGGCATTATCGGCATGATCAACTTCGCCCATGGCGACATCTTCATGATCGGCGCCTTCATCGCGCTGATCGCCATCGTCGGGCTCGGCCTGACGGCGTCCACCGGCATCGGGGTCCTGTTCATAGCCCTCGTTCTGGTGCTGATCGTCGCCATGCTGCTTGCCGCGGTCTATGGCTGGACGGTCGAGCGGATCGCCTATCGGCCGTTGCGCGGCTCGTTCCGGCTGGCGCCGCTGATCACCGCCATCGGCATGTCGATCACCCTGCAGAACTATGTGCAGATCACCCAGGACGCCCGCGTCAAGCCGCTGCAGCCGCTGATCTCCGGCGGCATCACGCTGATGGAGACCGAAACCGAGAACGGCCTGTTCGCGGTCCAGCTCTCCAATATCCAGATCCTGATCATCGTCACCACCGTGGTGCTGATGACCGGCTTCTCGCTGCTGATCGCCCGCACCTCGCTCGGCCGCGCCCAGCGCGCCTGCGAACAGGATCGCAAGATGGCCGCCCTGCTCGGCATCAATGTCGACCGCACGATCTCGCTGACCTTCGTGCTCGGCGCCGCGCTCGCCGCCGTCGCCGGCCTGATGTTCCTGCTTTATTACGGCGTGATCGACTTCTTCATCGGCTTCCTCGCCGGCGTGAAGGCGTTCACCGCAGCCGTGCTCGGCGGCATCGGTTCGCTGCCCGGCGCCATGCTCGGCGGCCTTCTCATCGGCCTGATCGAGACCTTCTGGTCCGGCTACTTCTCGGTCGAATACAAGGACGTTGCGGCCTTCTCGATCCTTGCGATCGTGCTGATCTTCCTGCCCTCCGGCCTGCTCGGCCGGCCTGAAGTCGAGAAGGTCTGA
- a CDS encoding branched-chain amino acid ABC transporter permease — MSAAPSKLAASVKESAIAAAIALAMAAPIIGLKTETKLGGLELTQRWDIVAIAVVAVFFGRLLLSMFVWNTDTPVTSVIGSLVPKQSNFSRFAKFVVPVALLVALAFPFLPTTDRYLLDLSILVLTYVMLGWGLNIVVGLAGLLDLGYVAFYAVGAYSYGLLSTRFFPMLVEMGIASPTLMDWAFWICLPLAGFLAALWGIILGFPVLRLRGDYLAIVTLAFGEIIRVVLLNWYTFTGGPDGVSRIPRPSFFGIDFKRGEGGFADIFGLDYSSMHRIIFFYYLILALALLTNAFTLRMRKLPIGRAWEAMREDDIACRSLGINTTNTKLTAFSIGAMFGGFAGSFFATRQGFISPESFTFMESAVILAIVVLGGLGSQIGVAIAAVVMIGGFEFFRDFAEYRMLIFGLLMVFIMIWKPRGLISTRKPTVALVKTKAIGAENIAEGHG, encoded by the coding sequence ATGAGCGCAGCACCTTCCAAACTGGCCGCTTCGGTCAAGGAGTCGGCGATTGCGGCTGCGATCGCACTCGCCATGGCCGCGCCGATCATCGGCCTGAAGACCGAGACCAAGCTCGGCGGCCTCGAACTGACCCAGCGCTGGGACATCGTCGCCATCGCCGTCGTCGCCGTGTTCTTCGGCCGCCTGCTCCTCAGCATGTTCGTGTGGAACACCGACACGCCGGTCACCTCCGTGATCGGTAGCCTGGTGCCGAAACAGTCGAATTTCAGCCGGTTCGCCAAATTCGTCGTACCCGTCGCCCTGCTGGTCGCCCTCGCCTTCCCGTTCCTGCCGACAACGGACCGCTACCTGCTCGACCTGTCGATCCTTGTGCTCACCTACGTGATGCTCGGCTGGGGCCTGAACATCGTGGTCGGTCTCGCCGGCCTGCTCGACCTTGGCTACGTCGCCTTCTATGCCGTCGGCGCCTATTCCTACGGGCTTTTGTCGACGCGCTTCTTCCCGATGCTGGTCGAGATGGGGATCGCCAGCCCCACCCTGATGGATTGGGCATTCTGGATCTGCCTGCCGCTGGCCGGTTTCCTCGCCGCTCTTTGGGGCATCATTCTCGGCTTCCCGGTGCTGCGCCTGCGCGGCGACTATCTCGCCATTGTCACCCTTGCCTTCGGTGAGATCATCCGCGTCGTGCTGCTTAACTGGTACACCTTCACCGGCGGCCCGGACGGCGTGTCGCGCATTCCCCGCCCATCGTTTTTCGGCATCGATTTCAAACGCGGTGAAGGCGGCTTCGCCGACATCTTCGGCCTCGACTATTCGTCGATGCACCGGATCATATTCTTCTACTACCTGATCCTGGCACTTGCGCTTCTGACCAACGCCTTCACGCTGCGCATGCGCAAGCTGCCGATCGGGCGGGCCTGGGAAGCGATGCGCGAGGACGACATCGCCTGCCGGTCGCTTGGCATCAACACCACCAACACCAAGCTGACGGCATTTTCCATCGGCGCCATGTTCGGTGGCTTCGCCGGCTCGTTCTTCGCCACCCGCCAGGGCTTCATCTCGCCGGAATCCTTCACCTTCATGGAATCGGCCGTGATCCTGGCGATCGTCGTGCTCGGCGGCCTCGGCAGCCAGATCGGCGTCGCCATCGCCGCCGTCGTCATGATCGGCGGTTTCGAGTTCTTCCGCGACTTCGCCGAATACCGCATGCTGATCTTCGGCCTGCTCATGGTCTTCATCATGATCTGGAAGCCGCGCGGTCTCATCTCGACGCGCAAACCAACGGTCGCCCTCGTGAAAACCAAGGCCATCGGCGCCGAGAATATTGCGGAGGGCCACGGATGA
- a CDS encoding ABC transporter ATP-binding protein → MNAWANNPLLRVEHLTMRFGGLLAINDLSFEVGRGDITALIGPNGAGKTTVFNCITGFYKPTEGRLDMRHHDGDAYLLERMPDFMISREAKVARTFQNIRLFGGMSVLENLMVAQHNKLMDASMFSIAGLFGLSRYRNAEKQAIEHAKYWLEHTGLIERADDPAADLPYGDQRRLEIARAMCTEPELLCLDEPAAGLNPRESADLNNLLRYIGKEHGTSVLLIEHDMSVVMEISDHVVVLDYGEKISDGSPDHVRNDPAVIAAYLGVDDDEVDDVEKEVGV, encoded by the coding sequence ATGAACGCCTGGGCCAACAACCCGCTGCTGCGGGTCGAACACCTCACCATGCGCTTCGGTGGCCTCCTGGCCATCAACGACCTCAGCTTCGAGGTCGGCCGCGGCGATATCACCGCCCTCATCGGCCCGAACGGCGCCGGCAAGACGACGGTGTTCAACTGCATCACCGGCTTCTACAAGCCGACCGAGGGTCGCCTCGATATGCGCCACCATGACGGCGACGCGTACCTGCTGGAGCGCATGCCCGACTTCATGATCTCGCGCGAGGCAAAGGTCGCCCGCACGTTCCAGAACATCCGCCTGTTCGGCGGCATGAGCGTGCTGGAGAACCTGATGGTCGCCCAGCACAACAAGCTTATGGACGCCTCGATGTTCTCGATCGCGGGCCTGTTCGGCCTGTCGCGCTACCGCAACGCGGAGAAGCAGGCCATCGAGCACGCCAAGTACTGGCTCGAGCATACCGGACTGATCGAGCGCGCCGACGACCCGGCCGCCGATCTGCCCTACGGCGACCAGCGCCGGCTGGAGATCGCCCGCGCCATGTGCACCGAGCCCGAGCTGTTGTGCCTCGATGAGCCCGCCGCCGGCCTCAACCCGCGGGAAAGCGCCGATCTCAACAATCTGCTGCGCTATATCGGCAAGGAACACGGCACCTCGGTGCTGCTGATCGAGCACGATATGTCGGTGGTGATGGAGATCTCCGACCACGTCGTCGTGCTCGACTACGGCGAGAAGATTTCCGACGGTTCGCCGGACCACGTCCGCAACGACCCGGCGGTGATCGCCGCCTATCTGGGCGTCGACGACGACGAAGTTGATGACGTTGAAAAAGAGGTCGGCGTATGA